A genomic region of Aeropyrum pernix K1 contains the following coding sequences:
- a CDS encoding B-box zinc finger protein has product MACREAICAVCGRELAVSYCSGCGRLGCVDCLVQYDPVRRFCRDCLARGASEFKPEALEPLKKVVRRVFGS; this is encoded by the coding sequence GTGGCGTGTAGGGAGGCTATCTGCGCCGTATGCGGGAGGGAGCTTGCGGTCTCTTACTGCTCCGGCTGCGGCAGGCTTGGATGTGTCGACTGCCTAGTGCAGTACGATCCTGTGAGGCGTTTCTGCCGGGACTGCTTAGCCCGAGGAGCTTCCGAGTTCAAGCCGGAGGCCCTGGAGCCTCTTAAGAAGGTTGTTAGAAGAGTGTTTGGGTCGTGA
- a CDS encoding TlpA family protein disulfide reductase — METKVPGPGSQHGIYVYNPEDGGWRLHRVDGGALDPKELGDGVVVVYFDNALCPACRLQDRYWLEVVSKYSGDSRVKFVVVLCDWFSQNCSSKAAAESFNHYRIGASPTIAVFAVKNGEVVYKEYLEGVRPSNIIQLYIDRALKAYTS; from the coding sequence ATGGAGACTAAGGTTCCCGGCCCGGGCTCTCAGCACGGCATATATGTCTATAATCCGGAGGACGGGGGCTGGAGGCTGCATAGGGTTGATGGGGGCGCTCTCGATCCTAAGGAGCTGGGTGACGGCGTTGTTGTTGTTTATTTTGACAACGCTCTTTGCCCTGCGTGTAGGCTGCAGGACCGCTACTGGCTCGAGGTTGTAAGCAAGTATTCTGGCGATAGCAGGGTGAAGTTCGTAGTCGTCCTTTGCGACTGGTTCTCACAGAATTGCAGCTCTAAAGCGGCTGCAGAGAGCTTCAATCACTATAGGATAGGGGCTAGCCCAACTATCGCCGTGTTCGCAGTTAAGAATGGTGAGGTGGTGTACAAGGAGTATCTGGAAGGGGTTAGGCCATCAAACATAATACAGCTCTACATAGACAGGGCCCTCAAGGCATACACAAGCTAA